The stretch of DNA CCCGTAGGAGCTGGCCTGGAGAAAGTCGATGGTGCAGGGCATGCCCACCGCCCGCACGAGGTCGGCGTGGAACATGAATGCGCCATTCAGCACGCAGATCAGGTGCGGGTCCTTGCCCGCGTAGTCCTGCCGGATCTTGGCGCCGAGTTCCTGAATGCGGGCCTGAAGTTGCTCCTGCGTGATCTGCACGGGGCCGTTGCCGGGGGCGAGGCTCATATGGGGTTCAGGCTAACACGGGTTTTCCGGGACGGGGCGCCCGGCGGGAAGGCGCCCCCACCGCCCTATACTCCCGCCCATATGACCGCCCAGCCGCTGCCCGAGTCCACTTCCATTCCCGGCGTCCTGGGGCGCATCGTGCGCGAGCGGATGGCCGACTACGCGGAGGCCGACCCCCAGCTCGGGCCAGAGCGGACACGGTCACGGGCCTTCCACGCCACCCTGTCGCGCCCCGGCCTCGCCCTGATCGCGGAGGTCAAGCGGGCCAGCCCCAGCCAGGGGGCCATCGCGCCCCTGGACCCAGCGACCGCCGCCCGCGCCTACGTCTCGGGCGGGGCCTCGGCCATCAGCGTGCTGACCGAGCCGAGGCACTTCGGCGGCAGCCCGGACGCCCTGCGGGGGGTCGTGGGGGTGGTCACTGCTCCGGCCCTCCGCAAGGACTTCGTGGTTCACCCCGCCATGCTGCGCGAGGCCGCCGAGTGGGGCGCCTCGGCTGCGCTGCTGATGGTCAGCGTGCTGGGGGAGGCGACGGGCGAGTATCTGCGGGCTGCCCACCACGTCGGCCTTGACGCCCTCGTAGAAGTTCACGGCGAGGCCGAACTGGAAGTTGCGCTCGCCTCGGGGGCCGAGATCATCGGCGTGAACAACCGCGATCTGCGGTCGCTGGAGATCGACCTTGCGGTGAGCCCCCGCCTGATTCGCCGGGCACGGGAGGCGGGCTTCACGGGCCTCCTCGTCGCGGAGAGCGGCTACCGGAGCGCGGCCGACCTCGCGGGTGTGCGCGGGCTGGCCGACGCGGCGCTGGTGGGCAGCAGCCTCGCCGGAAGCGGTGACCTGGAGGGAGCGACGCGGGCGCTGCTGGCGGGAGGTGCCTGAACATGCTGCCCGCCCTCTACCTGCTGCTCGCCATCGCCCTCGCCGGGGCGCTGGTCGTGCTGCTGCTCCGGCCGGGGGCGACGCGGGCGGGCGTGGTCTGGGGGCTGGCGGCGGGGTTGCCGCTGCTCGCGGCGATAGCAGGTGCCTTCGCCGGACAGACGCGGGCCGCGCGGGTGCTGGAGGGCTACTCGCCTGCCCCCGTCTCCGTCGCCCTCGTCAACGGGGTGCGCCGCACCACCCTGACCCTCGCCCCGGCGGACGCGGCCTGCGTGGAGCGGGCACTGCGTCTGGGAGTGAGAAGCGAGCTGCGGACCACCGGCCAGTCCATCCCCCTCACCGCCCAGACGCGGGTCGAGGGCACCCTTCCCCCGCGCGAGGTCGTGGAGGCCCTGACCCTGCGCGGGCTGGCGTGCCCCAACGTGCGGGCGGTGCCGGAAGAGGAGTGATGTGCTGGCCGCTGGCGGCCTCAGTCCCCCAGATAGCGCCGCAACTCGTCCAGCGAGTGCCCGGTCCCGATCACGACCAGCTTGTCGTGGGGCCGCAACTCGTCCTCGGCGCGGGGGGTCACCTCGATGCGTCCGCCCCGACTCACCGCGATCACCTGCACGCCGAAGCGCCCGGTCAGGTTGAGGTCGCGCAGCCGCCCGCGCAGCCGCTCGTTGGCCTCGATCTCCACGATGGCGTAGTCGCCCCCGAGGTCCAGCGTGTCCACGATGTTGGGGGTGGCGATCTGCCGCGCCAGCCGCACGCCCATGTCGTGCTCGGGCCGAATCACGAGGTCGGCCCCGATGCGCTCCAGTACCCGGCGGGCCATCTCGTCCACGGCCTTGGTGACCACGTAGGGTGCCCCCAGGCTCTTGGCGTTCATGGTCGCCAGGATATTGGCCTGCACGTCGGTCCCGATGGCGACGACCACCACGTCGAAGTCCCCCACGCCGATGGCCCGCAGTGCCCGCTCGTCGGAGGCGTCCACCACGGCCGCGTGCGTGACGAGGTTCATCACCCGTTCCACGTTTTCCTCACCACGGTCGATAGCGACCACCTCGTGGCCCATCTCGTAGAGGGTGGTCGCCACGGC from Deinococcus sp. HSC-46F16 encodes:
- the trpC gene encoding indole-3-glycerol phosphate synthase TrpC yields the protein MTAQPLPESTSIPGVLGRIVRERMADYAEADPQLGPERTRSRAFHATLSRPGLALIAEVKRASPSQGAIAPLDPATAARAYVSGGASAISVLTEPRHFGGSPDALRGVVGVVTAPALRKDFVVHPAMLREAAEWGASAALLMVSVLGEATGEYLRAAHHVGLDALVEVHGEAELEVALASGAEIIGVNNRDLRSLEIDLAVSPRLIRRAREAGFTGLLVAESGYRSAADLAGVRGLADAALVGSSLAGSGDLEGATRALLAGGA
- a CDS encoding TrkA family potassium uptake protein; its protein translation is MKTKQCLVIGLGRFGTAVATTLYEMGHEVVAIDRGEENVERVMNLVTHAAVVDASDERALRAIGVGDFDVVVVAIGTDVQANILATMNAKSLGAPYVVTKAVDEMARRVLERIGADLVIRPEHDMGVRLARQIATPNIVDTLDLGGDYAIVEIEANERLRGRLRDLNLTGRFGVQVIAVSRGGRIEVTPRAEDELRPHDKLVVIGTGHSLDELRRYLGD